Part of the Usitatibacter palustris genome, CTTCTCGTCGGGCCACGGGATCAGGCCTTCGTCGGCGAGGCGTTTCCACGGGAAGCGCGGGCCCGGATCGACCTTGCGGGTCGGGGCGATGTCGCTGTGGCCGACGATGCGCTCGGGAAGTATCTTGTGGCGCGCGACGATGTCCTTCACGAGCGCCATCACCACGTCCATCTGCGCCTGGGAGTACTCCTCCCACACGCCGCTGCCCGGGCCGCCCATCTCGCCGCGGTTGACGATCTCGATGCCGATCGAGCTCGCGTTCATCAGCGTGCTTCCGCGCCAGTTGCTCACCCCGGCGTGCCAGGCCCGGCGGTTCTCGTCGACCAGCCGGTAGATGGTCGGAGGGTCGTCGCGCACGAGGTAATGCGAGCTCACCGGGCCGCTGGTGAGGATCTTCAGCGACGAGGGGAAGTCACTCGAGGTGAAGTGCAGGACCAGAAATTGCGCGCGGCTGTCGTGGCCGGTGGATTGGTAGCTGTCGTCGAACCGCAGCCCCGTGGCGCAGCCCGAAAGGGCGAGCGCCGCACACAGCATCATTAGTCGTTTCATCGCCTATACAATAAGGCCAATCGACACGAAAGGGGAGTGGCATGTTCGCGAGAATCCTGCTTGTTTTCGTAGCGCTCGCCGCACCGCAAGCGGTGCTCGCGCAGAAGACGTTCAAGTGGTCGTCCTCGGGCGACATCACGACGCAAGACCCCCACGCGCAGGACGAAAGCTTCACCAAGAGCTTCAACGCGATGGTCTACGAGCGGCTGATCATGCCGGGCAAGGACATGAACGCGACCGCGTGGCTGGCGACCTCGTGGAAGGTCATCTCCCCCACGACGCGCGTGCTCACGCTGCGCAAGGACGTCAAGTTCACCGACGGCACGCCCATGACCGCCGACGACGTGGTGTTCTCCTTCGAGCGCGCCGCGAAGTCCCAGCAGTTCCGCACCTACGCGATTCCCGCCGGCAAGCCGAGGAAGATCGACGCGTACACGGTGGAATTCACGACCGACAAGCCCAATCCCGTGGGGCTGATCGCCATCGGCGAGATTCCCATCATGAGCAAGGCGTGGTCGGAGAAGAACAACTCGGCCGAGCCGCAGAACTACGCCGCCAAGGAAGTCACGCACGCCTCGCGAAACGCCATGGGCACGGGCCCGTTCAAGCTCGTCACCTACGAGACCGGCGTGAAGACGGTGCTGGAAAAAAACAAGGACTGGTGGGGCATCAAGGACGGGCGCATGGAGGGCAACATCGACGTGATCGAGTACCGCCCTATCGGAAACGCGGCGACGCGGCTCGCCGCGCTGAAGTCGGGCGAACTCGATTTCGTGCTCGATCCGCCGGTGCAGGATGTCTTCGCGCTCAAGACCGATCCCGCGTTCAAGGTCTGGGAGGGCGACGAGACGCGCGTGATCACGTTCACGTTCGATCAGGCGCGCGACGAGCTGCTGTTTTCCGACGTGAAGGGCAAGAACCCGTTCAAGGACCGCCGCGTGCGCCAGGCGCTGTACCAGGCGATCGACGTGAATGCGATCCGCACCCAGATCATGCGGGGGCTCTCGACGCCGACCGCGATCGCGACACCCAACCCGAAGGGCGAGGGCATTCCCGCGTCGTATGAAAAGCGC contains:
- a CDS encoding N-acetylmuramoyl-L-alanine amidase, giving the protein MKRLMMLCAALALSGCATGLRFDDSYQSTGHDSRAQFLVLHFTSSDFPSSLKILTSGPVSSHYLVRDDPPTIYRLVDENRRAWHAGVSNWRGSTLMNASSIGIEIVNRGEMGGPGSGVWEEYSQAQMDVVMALVKDIVARHKILPERIVGHSDIAPTRKVDPGPRFPWKRLADEGLIPWPDEKEVARRIPAFEQVLPDITWFQDRLVKFGYGIPLSGSLDELTVRTLSAFQMRHRPKRYDGMPDAETAAMLDVLTGP
- a CDS encoding ABC transporter substrate-binding protein, which gives rise to MFARILLVFVALAAPQAVLAQKTFKWSSSGDITTQDPHAQDESFTKSFNAMVYERLIMPGKDMNATAWLATSWKVISPTTRVLTLRKDVKFTDGTPMTADDVVFSFERAAKSQQFRTYAIPAGKPRKIDAYTVEFTTDKPNPVGLIAIGEIPIMSKAWSEKNNSAEPQNYAAKEVTHASRNAMGTGPFKLVTYETGVKTVLEKNKDWWGIKDGRMEGNIDVIEYRPIGNAATRLAALKSGELDFVLDPPVQDVFALKTDPAFKVWEGDETRVITFTFDQARDELLFSDVKGKNPFKDRRVRQALYQAIDVNAIRTQIMRGLSTPTAIATPNPKGEGIPASYEKRLPYDVEAAKKLLAEAGYPKGFGFTLHCPNDRYVNDDKICLAAAAMWAKIGLDVKVDAMPKAQYFQRTPKKEFSACMQGWGDNNRDAIFTFKPLFHSLNDKGYGDTNYGNFSNAELDALIDAIDVEMDPAKRQQQINKAIEVLQREVLVIPIHRQVIPWVSRSNISLVHRSDNKFAPIWVKIN